The following are from one region of the uncultured Hyphomonas sp. genome:
- a CDS encoding carboxymuconolactone decarboxylase family protein gives MSSGTKDFGAITGSINEGIKGLRGTGAVETLTQFSAMSKAAMADGALDKKMKELIALSIGVATHCDGCIGFHTKALKRLGATDEEVSEALGVTVYMGGGPSLMYAADAWNAWQALKD, from the coding sequence ATGAGTTCGGGGACCAAGGATTTCGGCGCCATCACAGGCTCGATCAATGAAGGCATCAAGGGCCTGCGCGGCACGGGCGCGGTGGAGACGCTGACCCAGTTCTCCGCCATGTCCAAGGCGGCGATGGCCGATGGCGCGCTGGACAAGAAGATGAAGGAGCTGATCGCGCTCTCCATCGGGGTCGCGACGCATTGCGATGGCTGTATCGGCTTCCATACCAAGGCGCTGAAACGTCTCGGCGCGACGGACGAGGAAGTCTCCGAAGCGCTTGGCGTGACCGTCTATATGGGCGGGGGCCCGAGCCTTATGTACGCCGCCGATGCCTGGAACGCCTGGCAGGCGCTGAAGGACTAG